In Dyadobacter sp. NIV53, a single window of DNA contains:
- a CDS encoding TolC family protein: MKKYLVIILFTALSVSARAQEHLSLRECIDYGLKHHRSTVVYRNDQDAARFKSKEALSAYLPVVNVNGTIDDNLIVQQSVIPAGVFGPTDLKVAFTKKFNSNVVAQVDQTIFDQSLITGLKANKIAQQQAKLSGEQNDETIIYNISNAYYQIFVYRQQLALLQSNRETYQQQLTISKLQLEKGVAMESDVNKIQVNYNNTSSQILAAESDLELSQNQLKNAMGYALSDSLQIQDFVLDEPAADQTQITFLDFAAFNASNRLDYKLAEVNIALLDIDQARIRATAMPKLTAYARYGYIGFGDKLGQSISGFSDYSAVGIKLAIPVFDGFKRNSQYNQARIKQVNARENLKIDQENFHLEYDNARTKLIKAQSSLEIDKRNIGLAESVFKSTDLQYQKGVTDLTDWLNSQYSLKEAQSNYLNSLYNFLIAKIDLEKANGTLKTFHTSL; the protein is encoded by the coding sequence ATGAAAAAGTATCTCGTCATCATATTATTTACTGCTCTTTCCGTTTCAGCACGGGCACAGGAGCATCTGAGTTTAAGGGAATGCATAGATTACGGTCTGAAACACCACCGCAGCACGGTTGTTTATCGCAATGATCAGGATGCTGCCCGGTTTAAATCTAAGGAAGCGTTATCAGCTTATCTGCCGGTAGTTAACGTCAACGGAACTATTGATGATAACCTTATCGTACAGCAGTCGGTTATCCCTGCCGGGGTTTTTGGCCCCACAGATCTTAAGGTGGCATTTACCAAAAAATTCAACAGCAATGTAGTTGCACAGGTGGATCAGACCATTTTTGATCAGTCGCTGATCACCGGCCTGAAAGCCAACAAGATCGCACAGCAGCAGGCCAAGTTGAGCGGCGAGCAAAATGATGAGACGATTATCTATAATATCAGCAATGCTTATTACCAGATATTTGTCTATCGCCAGCAACTTGCTTTGCTTCAATCCAACCGCGAAACCTATCAGCAGCAGCTTACTATTTCCAAACTGCAACTTGAAAAAGGTGTTGCGATGGAATCGGATGTGAACAAAATCCAGGTGAATTACAACAATACAAGCTCCCAGATACTGGCAGCCGAAAGCGATCTGGAACTCTCGCAAAACCAGCTGAAAAACGCAATGGGTTATGCGTTGAGCGATAGCCTGCAAATCCAGGATTTTGTGCTGGATGAACCTGCGGCTGATCAGACACAAATAACCTTCCTCGATTTTGCCGCTTTCAACGCTTCCAACCGCCTGGATTATAAATTAGCCGAGGTCAATATTGCGTTGCTTGACATTGATCAGGCAAGAATACGTGCTACTGCGATGCCTAAACTGACGGCTTATGCAAGATACGGCTACATTGGATTTGGTGATAAACTGGGCCAGTCGATTTCGGGTTTCAGTGATTATTCAGCCGTTGGAATAAAACTTGCCATTCCGGTTTTTGATGGTTTCAAACGCAATTCGCAGTATAACCAGGCCAGGATCAAACAGGTGAATGCGCGTGAAAACCTGAAAATTGATCAGGAAAACTTCCATCTTGAATATGACAATGCACGAACCAAACTCATCAAAGCGCAGAGCAGCCTGGAAATTGACAAAAGAAATATCGGCCTGGCGGAATCGGTTTTCAAAAGTACGGACCTGCAATACCAGAAAGGTGTGACCGACCTGACGGACTGGCTGAATTCGCAGTATTCGCTCAAAGAAGCGCAAAGCAATTACCTTAATTCTCTCTATAATTTTCTCATAGCCAAAATCGACCTGGAAAAGGCGAACGGCACTTTGAAAACTTTCCATACCTCATTATAA
- a CDS encoding LytTR family DNA-binding domain-containing protein, whose protein sequence is MQNYVNIFTVRGKYTTLINLKSLEKNFNSDSFMRVHKSYMVSIRKIDKIEGNEIFIQSLRIPLSRSYRDQVLECVVNNRLLDKK, encoded by the coding sequence ATGCAGAACTATGTCAATATTTTCACTGTCAGGGGAAAGTACACTACCTTGATCAACCTTAAAAGCCTGGAAAAGAATTTCAACAGCGATTCCTTTATGCGTGTACACAAGTCTTACATGGTCTCCATCCGAAAAATAGACAAGATAGAAGGGAACGAGATTTTTATCCAGTCACTGCGGATACCGTTAAGCCGGAGTTACCGCGACCAGGTCCTGGAATGTGTTGTTAATAACCGGTTACTCGATAAAAAATGA
- a CDS encoding TonB-dependent receptor domain-containing protein, which yields MKALLLTIFLLVTWQVTYGQITGRLTDPSGQAIPYATITLLQAADSTIIYATLTTEKGEYILEDLTEGRYLVRMSTLGYQTIFTPVFELANNRLNKDLGIHVLRESTQQLAEMVVRSEKPLLEQRADGTVVNVEKSIMSKGSSVLEVLERSPGVVIDHQNNGISLNGKTGVMVMLNGKSVRMALEQVVTMLGAMSANDISKIELLTNPSSAYDAEGSAGIINIVTKKNSQRGTNGSISLTGGYGYGEKATGGLSLNRHTGETNIYGAYTYSRDKAYSDFHAIGSEQEPLLGGHASSDFLSISRSVLNNHQANFGIDTQLKKGFLIGTNANFNSSNTSIQTMNRGKYKIQPDDFYQLNAAVNGVNSWRSFAPNFYAEKEPRKGEKILLNLDYISYRNAYPMDAKSSFLDQNGNQAGSNDTLFSPVSKGLSNTQIGIWATKLDYRKQVGAITVETGLKGVQTRTDSKSAIQSFVNNEYVSRPSAVSRIVMKERIGAAYFSAAIKVDSSTSIVAGLRYEYSSTRMDNPLDGKNIANRQLGIWFPSFLMSKKLGSNAEFLVSYSKRISRPSYSDLASYVTYNGPGSVNTGNPLLKPTITNNVKLSYNYLRYSFSALLSRDDRPIARNQMVYTTDKLQMAVSPQNMIFQNNFTFQLSLPFTISSWWEMNYDVNSGWRSFKLDYTPQPVSKTYFAYNLVTSQIFKLPARFSIEISGYYNSAFYNGSRKVDGYGTVNAGIKKELKNNHGSFQLAVSDPFRTNVISSYFGSLTQEVFDLRSHVNFHPESSKYFLFKLSYSRPIGKTAPEKAGRSDNASQLEKDRLK from the coding sequence ATGAAGGCACTCTTATTGACCATTTTTCTTTTGGTGACATGGCAAGTTACATATGGTCAGATTACCGGCAGACTTACGGATCCATCCGGACAAGCAATACCATATGCTACGATAACACTATTGCAGGCCGCCGACAGTACAATCATTTATGCAACGCTAACCACAGAGAAAGGTGAATACATTCTGGAAGATTTAACCGAAGGCCGGTACTTAGTGCGAATGAGCACTCTGGGCTACCAGACAATTTTTACACCGGTATTTGAACTCGCAAACAACAGGCTAAATAAGGATCTTGGCATACATGTACTCAGGGAAAGCACTCAGCAGCTTGCTGAAATGGTGGTTCGCTCCGAAAAACCTTTGCTCGAACAACGGGCGGATGGTACGGTCGTCAACGTGGAAAAAAGCATTATGTCCAAAGGCAGCTCGGTTCTTGAAGTACTGGAAAGGTCCCCCGGCGTTGTGATCGACCATCAGAATAATGGTATTTCGTTAAATGGAAAAACCGGTGTAATGGTCATGCTGAATGGCAAATCAGTTCGTATGGCATTAGAACAGGTAGTGACCATGCTGGGAGCGATGAGTGCGAATGATATATCTAAAATCGAACTGCTTACCAATCCCTCATCGGCTTATGATGCCGAAGGAAGCGCAGGAATAATTAATATCGTAACGAAGAAAAACAGCCAGCGGGGCACCAATGGGTCCATTTCTTTAACTGGCGGCTATGGTTACGGTGAAAAGGCGACCGGCGGATTAAGCCTGAACCGGCATACCGGCGAAACAAATATTTATGGCGCTTACACCTACTCGCGAGACAAAGCCTATAGTGATTTCCATGCCATCGGCAGCGAGCAGGAACCATTATTAGGTGGCCACGCTTCATCCGATTTCTTAAGTATTTCCAGATCGGTATTAAATAACCACCAGGCAAACTTTGGCATCGACACCCAATTAAAAAAAGGCTTTTTAATTGGTACAAATGCCAACTTCAATAGCAGCAATACCTCCATTCAAACCATGAACCGTGGAAAATACAAAATTCAGCCCGATGACTTTTACCAGCTTAATGCGGCAGTGAACGGAGTTAACAGCTGGCGCAGTTTTGCACCAAACTTTTACGCAGAAAAAGAGCCTAGGAAAGGTGAAAAGATCTTACTGAACCTGGATTACATCAGTTACCGGAATGCCTATCCAATGGATGCGAAAAGCTCTTTCCTGGATCAAAATGGCAATCAGGCCGGCAGCAATGATACCCTTTTTTCTCCCGTATCAAAAGGCTTATCCAATACACAGATCGGAATTTGGGCCACGAAACTTGACTACCGTAAACAGGTTGGCGCTATTACCGTTGAGACCGGGCTGAAAGGGGTACAAACACGGACTGATAGCAAATCGGCGATTCAGAGTTTTGTTAATAATGAGTATGTAAGCCGGCCTTCTGCGGTCAGCCGCATTGTGATGAAAGAAAGGATCGGCGCTGCTTATTTTTCTGCAGCAATAAAAGTGGATAGCAGCACTAGCATAGTGGCCGGCCTGCGTTATGAATATTCTTCCACCAGGATGGATAATCCACTGGACGGAAAGAATATAGCCAACCGCCAGCTTGGTATATGGTTCCCCAGCTTTCTTATGTCCAAAAAGCTGGGCAGCAATGCGGAATTTCTTGTATCCTATTCCAAAAGGATAAGCAGGCCTTCCTATTCAGATTTGGCATCTTATGTCACCTACAACGGGCCAGGTTCGGTCAATACAGGAAATCCGTTATTGAAGCCGACCATTACCAACAATGTTAAACTGTCCTATAATTATCTCAGGTATTCCTTTTCGGCCTTATTGAGCAGGGACGACAGGCCCATAGCCCGAAACCAAATGGTTTACACCACTGACAAATTGCAAATGGCCGTTTCTCCGCAAAACATGATTTTTCAGAATAACTTTACTTTTCAGCTCAGCCTTCCCTTTACCATATCGAGCTGGTGGGAAATGAATTATGATGTGAATTCAGGATGGCGAAGCTTTAAACTGGATTATACCCCACAACCTGTAAGTAAAACCTATTTCGCATATAACCTGGTTACCAGCCAGATCTTTAAACTTCCTGCCCGATTCTCCATTGAAATTTCCGGTTATTACAATTCTGCATTTTATAACGGGTCAAGGAAAGTAGATGGATATGGCACAGTGAATGCCGGTATCAAAAAGGAACTAAAAAACAACCACGGTAGCTTCCAGCTCGCAGTTTCGGATCCATTCAGGACAAACGTGATCAGCAGTTATTTCGGATCATTGACGCAGGAAGTTTTTGATCTGAGGTCTCATGTTAATTTCCATCCGGAATCAAGCAAATATTTTCTTTTCAAACTTTCCTATTCCAGGCCCATTGGTAAAACGGCCCCAGAAAAAGCAGGACGAAGTGACAATGCTTCACAGCTGGAAAAGGATCGGTTGAAATAG
- a CDS encoding LytTR family DNA-binding domain-containing protein, which translates to MMNCVIVDDEPLAREGLTEFVQEVDFLCLSGTCENPVQLARFLETSPVDLIFLDIQMPKMSGLDYLKIIKNPPMVILTTAFPNYAVEGFQLNVLDYLLKPITFERFFLAVNKAKDYHRFLTSGQPAVNDKQDVSQGYFFIRCGSKYERIFLRMCSIWKACRTMSIFSLSGESTLP; encoded by the coding sequence ATGATGAACTGCGTGATTGTGGATGATGAACCGCTGGCCAGAGAAGGTCTGACTGAATTTGTTCAGGAAGTGGACTTTTTATGCCTTTCAGGAACTTGTGAAAATCCGGTCCAGCTGGCCCGGTTCCTGGAAACAAGCCCGGTGGATCTGATCTTTCTGGATATTCAGATGCCCAAGATGAGTGGCCTTGATTATTTGAAAATTATTAAAAATCCCCCAATGGTCATTTTGACCACTGCTTTTCCTAACTATGCGGTGGAGGGCTTCCAGCTGAACGTGCTGGATTATTTGCTAAAACCCATCACCTTTGAGCGTTTTTTTCTGGCTGTCAATAAAGCAAAAGACTATCACCGCTTTCTCACATCTGGCCAGCCTGCCGTGAATGATAAGCAGGATGTTAGCCAGGGGTATTTCTTTATACGCTGTGGCAGTAAATATGAAAGGATTTTTTTGAGGATGTGCTCTATTTGGAAAGCATGCAGAACTATGTCAATATTTTCACTGTCAGGGGAAAGTACACTACCTTGA
- a CDS encoding porin family protein, producing MKKLTILSLMLLASTISFSQSFSFGPKAGINISNYTGGNIDSKALVGYHIGGMLNYGFGNVFSIQPEVLFSTQGAKVNNGGEKNDFKISYVTVPVMLKLKASGGFYFEAGPQIGFRTSSDIPDQTINNFAKGLDLSLGAGIGFQSKMGLGIGARYIAGLSKVGNFSGSNIDPDFKNSVIQASVFWAIPIIK from the coding sequence ATGAAAAAGTTAACCATTCTTTCCCTGATGCTGCTTGCCAGCACAATTTCATTTTCCCAGTCTTTCAGCTTCGGCCCGAAAGCAGGTATTAACATCAGCAACTATACAGGTGGAAATATTGATTCCAAAGCCCTTGTAGGTTACCATATTGGTGGTATGCTGAACTACGGTTTTGGCAATGTTTTTTCTATTCAGCCTGAAGTTTTATTCTCGACACAAGGAGCAAAAGTGAATAATGGTGGTGAAAAGAATGATTTCAAGATCAGCTATGTGACTGTACCTGTTATGTTAAAATTGAAAGCAAGCGGCGGATTTTATTTTGAAGCCGGTCCTCAGATAGGTTTCAGGACATCATCGGATATCCCGGACCAAACGATCAATAATTTTGCCAAAGGACTTGACCTTTCACTTGGAGCCGGAATAGGATTTCAGTCGAAAATGGGGCTTGGTATTGGTGCACGTTATATTGCCGGACTGTCAAAAGTGGGTAATTTTTCAGGAAGCAATATTGATCCCGACTTTAAGAACAGTGTAATACAGGCAAGTGTTTTCTGGGCTATCCCGATCATTAAATAG
- a CDS encoding nuclear transport factor 2 family protein has product MSDRNKIILQKGNAEISEGNYEGFLSLCSEDTEWTFVGDTVLKGKEAVRQWMAKTYIKPPKVTVTILISEGDFLTATGDVTVTDKEGKETRNAYCDIWRFRGEELVELTAFVI; this is encoded by the coding sequence ATGTCAGACAGAAATAAAATAATCTTACAAAAAGGCAACGCTGAAATCTCCGAGGGAAACTATGAGGGGTTTTTATCACTCTGCTCGGAGGATACGGAGTGGACATTTGTGGGAGATACGGTACTAAAAGGAAAAGAAGCAGTTCGTCAGTGGATGGCAAAAACATATATTAAACCGCCAAAAGTTACCGTTACTATCCTGATTTCGGAGGGGGACTTTCTGACCGCAACGGGTGATGTAACCGTAACGGATAAGGAAGGGAAGGAGACCCGTAACGCGTACTGCGACATCTGGCGCTTCCGCGGAGAGGAACTGGTTGAATTAACAGCTTTCGTCATCTAA
- a CDS encoding efflux RND transporter periplasmic adaptor subunit — MKRKYIISIALVVVIALIAFKLTANKKQLDAANTPEKKVAVIIPVKYATAKEQLLELSIVKTGNLAPFKESKVITTSSGILQTVRFELGDQVHQGQVLAIMDNRTQQLDLQKAESNLSKLKADLQTYTELLEGKATTREKVNDIRQNVNDAQVQADQIKKQMGDASVKAPTSGIISAKNMEQGVFANVGSEIATIINLSRTKVQVNLTEAEVYQIKQGQSVKITTDVYPDVVFPGKVSFISPQADVTHNYMAEIMIENTQKTTLRSGTFVYADFSQKSKQNVLVIPREALTESVKNASVYLVGQDNKVVLTPVQPGREMGSLIEIIGGLKSGDRVVTSGQINLKNGTEVSLAK, encoded by the coding sequence ATGAAACGTAAATACATCATTTCCATAGCGCTTGTTGTCGTGATTGCACTGATCGCTTTTAAGCTTACTGCCAACAAAAAGCAACTCGATGCAGCCAATACACCAGAGAAAAAGGTGGCTGTAATTATTCCGGTTAAATATGCAACCGCCAAAGAGCAGCTTTTGGAACTGAGCATTGTAAAAACCGGAAACCTGGCACCGTTTAAGGAATCGAAAGTGATCACGACGAGCAGCGGAATCCTGCAAACTGTACGTTTTGAATTGGGCGATCAGGTACATCAGGGACAGGTTCTGGCCATTATGGATAACAGAACACAACAGCTCGACCTTCAGAAAGCGGAAAGCAATCTTTCCAAATTAAAAGCGGACCTGCAAACTTATACGGAGCTTCTGGAAGGAAAAGCGACTACACGTGAAAAGGTGAATGACATCCGTCAGAATGTCAACGATGCGCAGGTTCAGGCAGACCAGATCAAAAAACAAATGGGAGACGCTTCTGTAAAAGCACCCACAAGCGGTATCATTTCAGCCAAAAATATGGAACAGGGTGTATTCGCGAACGTAGGTTCAGAAATTGCGACGATCATCAATCTTTCGCGTACCAAAGTACAAGTGAATCTGACGGAAGCGGAGGTGTATCAGATCAAACAGGGACAATCTGTTAAAATTACAACCGACGTTTATCCTGATGTGGTTTTTCCTGGTAAAGTAAGTTTTATCAGTCCGCAGGCCGACGTTACACACAATTATATGGCTGAGATCATGATTGAAAATACACAAAAAACAACGCTTCGTTCCGGGACATTTGTGTATGCGGATTTTTCACAAAAATCAAAACAGAATGTGCTGGTTATTCCGCGTGAGGCGCTAACAGAAAGTGTGAAAAATGCATCTGTATATTTAGTCGGACAAGATAATAAGGTGGTGTTAACGCCGGTTCAGCCGGGCAGGGAAATGGGCAGTCTGATTGAGATCATCGGTGGTTTGAAATCGGGCGACCGCGTAGTTACCTCCGGACAGATCAACCTGAAAAACGGAACGGAAGTTAGTTTAGCCAAATAA
- a CDS encoding sensor histidine kinase, which translates to MKNLWYEGPDQHWFFKYKLYHIPFWCLYHYLWLSVAFGNPFKAAANIVFLPYSLKYGFYVVLEALAVYLNLYFLIPRFLHTKRYSVYFISLAFTVITTALLIVCGYYASSGLTGKTLQQLYGNGSNCFYYFLGYALPSAFASMTLAMTIKLLKNQMQQERREQELEKVKLETELKFLKHQFNPHFLFNSINSIFILIRKNPQMASSALVKFSDLLRHQLYECNDQQIPLSKEINYLENFIELEKLRQSAALKVEFTAEQFYADHMAIAPFILMTFVENAFKYVSRDQQEGVSIRIQLSMDGDLLDMTVTNTIAEPADRAVGGIGLKNVKRRLDLIYPGEHLLLINQTDLLYTVRLQIALKQMALTPVSEITY; encoded by the coding sequence ATGAAAAATTTATGGTATGAAGGGCCTGACCAGCATTGGTTTTTCAAATACAAACTTTATCACATTCCTTTTTGGTGTCTGTACCACTACCTGTGGCTGAGTGTTGCTTTTGGCAACCCGTTTAAGGCGGCTGCCAATATTGTATTCCTGCCGTACAGTCTCAAATACGGGTTTTACGTGGTGCTGGAAGCGCTCGCTGTTTATCTTAACCTTTACTTTCTGATCCCGAGGTTTCTGCATACAAAGCGGTACAGTGTTTACTTTATTTCCCTGGCCTTCACAGTGATCACAACAGCTTTGCTCATTGTCTGTGGTTATTATGCCAGCTCTGGCCTGACTGGTAAAACGCTACAGCAACTTTATGGGAACGGGTCCAATTGCTTTTACTATTTTCTTGGCTATGCCCTGCCATCTGCGTTCGCCAGTATGACCCTGGCCATGACGATCAAACTACTAAAAAATCAGATGCAGCAGGAACGGAGGGAGCAGGAACTTGAAAAAGTGAAGCTGGAAACGGAGCTTAAATTCCTTAAACACCAGTTCAATCCCCATTTCTTGTTCAATAGTATCAATTCTATATTTATCCTGATCCGTAAGAACCCGCAAATGGCTTCTTCTGCACTGGTCAAATTTTCAGACCTGCTGCGCCACCAGTTATATGAATGCAATGACCAGCAGATCCCTTTGAGCAAAGAGATCAATTACCTGGAAAACTTTATCGAACTCGAAAAGCTTCGGCAGAGTGCAGCATTAAAAGTGGAGTTCACAGCCGAACAATTTTATGCAGACCACATGGCTATCGCGCCCTTTATCCTGATGACTTTTGTAGAAAATGCATTCAAGTATGTATCCAGGGATCAGCAGGAAGGTGTCAGTATCCGGATCCAGCTTTCAATGGATGGGGATTTACTGGATATGACCGTGACAAATACGATAGCGGAACCAGCAGACAGGGCCGTTGGCGGGATTGGCTTAAAAAATGTAAAAAGAAGACTTGACCTGATTTACCCTGGCGAACATCTGCTATTGATCAATCAGACAGATTTACTTTACACAGTCCGTCTGCAGATAGCCCTGAAGCAAATGGCTCTTACACCGGTATCAGAAATAACTTATTAA